A stretch of Paenibacillus mucilaginosus 3016 DNA encodes these proteins:
- a CDS encoding putative 2-aminoethylphosphonate ABC transporter permease subunit: protein MQTVRPARRLSLFSRRTFLNPTRLWMLFLLALLGVSLVLPLYELFRQAFLGPQGEFAGLTHFARFLESPALMQSIGNTLLVAGCTTVVSVVLAFGFAFAVTRTDLRGRGFYRALVLLPLFAPTMMHGIGLVYLLGNQGLITTGLFGLLPWAPKVELYGPLGIILAEIVYTFPQAYLILAAALGSSDQRLYEAASVMGAGPLRRFFTLTLPSAKLGLLSAAFVCFTMSFTDFGAPKIVGGQYAVLATDIYKQVIGQQNIAMGAVVGLLLTIPSVLAFIVDRLIARKQQAFVSARSVAYRPAPNRLRNLLCHLYCAGVCGAILLLMGAVVLASLVKVWPYNLSLSLQHYDFSQVAGEGLGPYWTSLKIALWTALAGTVVTYFFAYLQEKTRGMHLLRSGAYFLSILPMALPGMVIGLGFIFFFNRPENPLHVMYGTAAILVLANVVHFFSVPFLTALEALKKLDKDFEHVSESMNVPFYRTLWRVTLPMTLPALLEMALYYFVNAMVTVSAVVFLYTAELKPASVAVVNMDDAGDVAPAAAMSVLILLTNAGVRLLYETAGVRWLRRRQAWLKRDRA, encoded by the coding sequence ATGCAGACCGTAAGGCCGGCCCGCCGGCTTTCCCTTTTCTCCCGCCGCACCTTCCTGAATCCCACCCGGCTGTGGATGCTGTTCCTGCTCGCGCTGCTCGGCGTAAGCCTGGTGCTTCCGCTGTATGAGCTGTTCCGCCAGGCTTTCCTGGGGCCTCAAGGGGAGTTCGCAGGGCTGACGCACTTTGCCAGGTTCCTGGAGTCTCCGGCCCTGATGCAGTCCATCGGCAACACGCTGCTGGTGGCGGGCTGCACGACGGTGGTCTCCGTAGTGCTGGCTTTCGGCTTCGCTTTTGCCGTGACCCGGACCGACCTGCGGGGCAGGGGCTTCTACCGGGCACTCGTGCTCCTGCCCCTCTTCGCACCGACGATGATGCACGGTATCGGACTGGTCTATCTGCTGGGCAACCAGGGACTGATCACGACCGGCTTGTTCGGCCTGCTTCCGTGGGCGCCCAAGGTAGAGCTGTACGGTCCGCTCGGGATCATCCTGGCGGAGATCGTCTACACCTTCCCTCAGGCGTACCTGATTCTGGCCGCAGCCCTGGGCTCCAGCGACCAGCGATTGTATGAGGCGGCTTCGGTCATGGGGGCGGGACCGCTGCGCCGGTTCTTCACCCTGACGCTGCCCAGCGCTAAGCTCGGGCTGCTCTCCGCCGCTTTCGTCTGCTTCACGATGAGCTTCACCGACTTCGGGGCGCCGAAGATTGTCGGCGGCCAGTATGCCGTGCTTGCTACGGACATCTACAAGCAGGTTATCGGTCAGCAGAATATAGCCATGGGAGCGGTGGTCGGCCTGCTGCTCACCATTCCTTCCGTGCTGGCGTTCATCGTGGACCGTCTTATCGCCCGGAAGCAGCAGGCGTTCGTCAGCGCCAGATCGGTGGCCTACCGGCCTGCTCCGAACCGGCTGCGCAATCTCTTATGCCACCTCTACTGCGCCGGTGTGTGCGGTGCGATTCTGCTTCTCATGGGGGCGGTCGTGCTCGCTTCGCTGGTCAAGGTATGGCCGTACAACCTGAGCTTGTCCCTGCAGCATTACGACTTCTCGCAGGTGGCGGGGGAGGGTCTGGGACCGTATTGGACGAGCCTGAAGATCGCGCTCTGGACCGCCCTTGCCGGAACGGTGGTTACCTACTTCTTCGCTTATCTTCAGGAGAAGACGAGAGGAATGCACCTGCTCCGCAGCGGGGCTTACTTCCTGTCGATTCTGCCGATGGCGCTGCCTGGCATGGTGATCGGCCTTGGGTTCATCTTCTTCTTCAACCGGCCCGAGAACCCGCTTCATGTGATGTATGGAACGGCGGCGATCCTGGTGCTGGCGAATGTCGTTCATTTTTTCTCGGTCCCATTCCTGACGGCACTTGAGGCACTGAAGAAGCTCGACAAAGACTTCGAGCATGTCTCCGAGTCGATGAATGTTCCGTTCTACCGCACCCTGTGGAGGGTGACGCTGCCGATGACGCTGCCGGCCCTGCTGGAGATGGCGCTCTATTATTTCGTCAATGCGATGGTGACGGTATCCGCGGTGGTCTTCCTCTATACGGCGGAGCTCAAGCCCGCATCGGTAGCGGTGGTGAACATGGACGATGCGGGAGACGTCGCCCCGGCGGCAGCCATGTCGGTGCTCATCCTTCTGACGAACGCCGGGGTTCGTCTGCTGTACGAGACGGCCGGGGTCAGGTGGCTCCGCCGGCGGCAGGCTTGGCTGAAGCGGGACAGAGCGTGA
- the phnX gene encoding phosphonoacetaldehyde hydrolase, whose product MVQAVILDWAGTTVDYGSFAPVKAFMDTFAEEGVEVTAEEVRKPMGRLKIDHLRAICALDRVAARWREVHGAEPGEADVQRMYAAFEERLLGILPQYAEPVPGAVALAERLRERGIRIGSTTGYTAEMMDIVAPEAQKRGYAPDVLVTPSEVAAGRPAPWMIYRNAEKLGVQEMHGMVKCGDTFSDIEEGRRAGVWTAAVLLGSSELGLTQPEVLAEDPAALAGRMERLAEAYREAGAHYVIDTIGDLDAVVTDISARLARGERP is encoded by the coding sequence ATGGTACAGGCAGTGATTTTGGATTGGGCCGGAACGACGGTCGATTACGGGAGCTTTGCTCCGGTCAAGGCATTCATGGACACGTTCGCTGAAGAGGGGGTCGAAGTGACGGCGGAGGAAGTGCGTAAACCTATGGGGCGGCTCAAAATCGACCATCTGCGTGCGATCTGTGCCCTGGACCGGGTGGCCGCACGATGGCGTGAGGTGCATGGTGCCGAGCCCGGGGAGGCGGACGTGCAGCGGATGTATGCGGCGTTCGAAGAGAGGCTGCTCGGGATTCTCCCGCAGTATGCGGAGCCCGTACCGGGAGCCGTCGCTCTCGCGGAGAGGCTGAGGGAGCGCGGAATCCGCATCGGCTCCACGACAGGCTATACAGCGGAGATGATGGACATTGTGGCGCCGGAGGCGCAAAAACGGGGCTATGCCCCCGACGTGCTCGTTACCCCGTCGGAGGTGGCGGCCGGCCGGCCGGCTCCGTGGATGATCTACCGCAACGCCGAGAAGCTGGGTGTGCAGGAAATGCACGGAATGGTGAAGTGCGGCGACACCTTCAGCGATATTGAAGAAGGCCGCAGGGCCGGGGTGTGGACGGCCGCCGTGCTGCTCGGCAGCAGCGAGCTCGGGCTGACGCAGCCGGAAGTGCTGGCGGAAGATCCTGCAGCGCTCGCCGGGCGGATGGAGAGGCTGGCGGAGGCCTACCGCGAGGCCGGGGCACATTATGTGATCGACACGATCGGAGACCTGGACGCTGTCGTCACGGACATCTCTGCGCGGCTGGCCCGCGGGGAGCGCCCATGA